TTATTGTAAGTGATTTATAGTATTTTAGGCGTTTAAAACCAACTTCCGCAACGGTTAATATTGAAATATTACCGCGCGGGATGCCGTTTTTAACTTAAACTGACCCCATCAAATGAAAAAACAGATTGCAGACCTCGGGTTTGAAACCCTTATAACCGCCAGCCAGATTGAAGACCGCGTAAAAGCTATTGGCGCACAAATAAGCGAAGATTTTAAAGATACCGTTCCGGTTATCGTTGGCGTACTTAACGGCAGCTTTATTTTTATAGCCGACCTGATAAAACAGGTTACCATTCCCTGCGAAATTAACTTCACCAAATTGGCATCATACTACGGCGGTACCACCAGTACCCTCAAAATACGCGAGGATATCGACCTTACCGTAGATATTAAAGGCCGCGATGTATTGATTATTGAAGATATTGTTGATACCGGCAACACAGCCCATTACCTGATAGAAAAACTAAAGTTAAGAGAGCCGGCTTCGTTAAGAATGTGTTCATTACTGCTTAAACCCGCCGCCCTGCAAAAAAAGATTGAAGAGCTTAAATATATAGGCTTCGAAATTGAAAACGAATTTGTGGTGGGATACGGCCTGGATTATAAAGAAATGGGCCGAAACCTGGCTGATATTTATAAAAAGGTAAATTAAACTACCTGGTTATAAACAACATAAAAAATCTGTTTTTAGAGCAAACCAATCGTCGGGCGAAACTTTTTTAATACCCAATTAAAACAAAAGGTATTTAGGGTGGTTTTGGGTGTATGAAACATACATCTTTACTTTTAGCAGGCTGTGTTGCAGCATCTTTTTTGTTTTCATCGTGCGATAAGGAATCGGCGGCTGTATCGAGTGTAAATATTACGGTAACCAACGGCATAACCGGCACAGGATCGGCAGGGGCCACCGTTAAACTATATGATGATCCGAACAAAGCCAATACCGGCGAGGCACCGGCTTATACGTTAACTACCGATGCGTCAGGAAAAATTACCAGCCAGGTTGATTACATCGGCGGTTACTATGTAGTTGCCGAAAAAGGTACCCAGAAAAGCTATTACAACGGCCTCATCCCAATAGGTATTTTTAAAAGCCAGAGCGAAATTGACAGCAGCCCGAAACAAACGCCCGTAGCCACCGTTGGCTCGGTGAAGTTTAAGGATACCAATGCTGATGGGATTATCAATGATTCGGATAAAACGGTAGCGCCTACGCTTTATCTCGAATCTGATCAAACAGCTTTGTTTAATATCGCAGTATATTAATTCCCGTTTAAAAACAATATTTAAAAGCTGCCGGTGTAAGCCGGTGGCTTTTTTTATGAGCAGGCATAGTAAGTTAAAATTTTATTAATCAATGGCAATGTATATGTTGTCAGGCAAGTTTCACGTCCTCCCCGGTTGGCGTGTCTTCACGCCAACATGCTTTTGTCGCGCTCAGTTTAACACTACGTGTTTAGTAAAACAGATTAAACAACATAAATTCTTGTTATGTTTAATTAATGGATTTAGATGAGGTTACTTCTACACGGCAACTATTAACAACTGGATTCCTTTACTTGAAACAGACGAGTTTAAGCGTATTGTTTTGGATAGCCTGATCTTTCTTGTTAAACAAAAAAAGCTTGAGGTTTATGGTTTTGTGATTATGCCAAACCATATTCATGTGATCTGGTCGGGATCTAAAATGAATGGAAAGGAGAAGCCCTTTGCCAGTTTTACGAAGTTTACCGGGCACCGTTTTTTAAGTGAATTGCGAAAAACCGATGAGGGTTTGCTGGCCCGGTTCAAAACGGATTTGCTGAACAGAAATTACCTGTTTTCGCAAACCAATGCCCTCGCCAAAAAAATTCATGATCGAAAAATGCTGGAGCAAAAGCTGGATTATATTCACCTTAATCCATTGCAACCGCATTGGAATTTAGTAAGCGATCCGAACGATTATTATTTTTCATCGTGTTCGTTTTATGAACAGGAGGATAAGAAATTTGATTGGTTAACGCATTATATGGATGCCATTTAGCCGCTTGATTTGCATGGATGTTGGCGTGGAGACACGCCAACCAGGGTGAAGAGCACTTTCTCTTCCGCGTTGGCGTGTCTCCACGCCAACTAACCATTCTAAAATGTGATTGGCTTTTGCTTAGCATACATGTTGCCGTGAGGACACGACAACCGGGTTATTGGATGTTGTTTTCTTTACCTGTTGGCGTGTCTCCACGCCAACTAACTTCATTTACCCTATCCCCGCCACCTCACTCAATAACCTCACCGCCTCATCCACACTATCAACTCCCTCAATCCCTAAACGTAGCGTATTCTTCACCTCCTTCAAATTAGTTCGCCTTGGGTTTTCCTTCACAAAATTAAGCACATTTCGAAAAGCCTCAGTTTCAAAATAACTTGATTGCTGATTGGTGATAAAATACCCACGCAACACATTTTTCTTAAGCGAGATCTTTTCAAAACCGATAGCCTTGCCCAGCCATTGCAGGCGCATGGTATTAAGCAGGCTGTTCACCTGCGGCGGCACGGGGCCAAACCTGTCATGCAATTTTTGTTGAAAGGCTTTCAGTTCAACCTCGTTTTCCAGTTTTGAAAGTTCGGTGTACAGGTTGTAGCGTTCAGAAATATTGGTTACATACTCATCCGGAATCAGGATCTCCAGGTCGGTATCAATTTGGGTGAAGGAAATGTATGGCCGCGGTTTATCCTCGGGAAATACATCTTTAAACTCATCATCTTTCAGCTCTTGTATTGCCTCGTCCAAGATCTTGTGGTACATTTCGAAGCCAATCTCGGCAATGAAACCGCTTTGTTCGGCACCCAACAGGTTTCCGCTGCCGCGAATGTCCAGATCGCGCATGGCTACGTTAAAGCCGCTGCCCAGATCGCTAAACTCTTCAATGGCGCTGAGTCGTTTGCGGGCTTCGCTGGTTAAGGTTGATAACGGAGGGCTCAGCAAATAACAATAAGCTTTTTTATTGCTCCTGCCCACGCGGCCACGCATCTGGTGCAAATCGCTGAGGCCAAACATGTGGGCGTAGTTAATGATGATGGTATTGGCGTTAGGGATATCCAAACCGGCCTCAATAATGGTTGTGGCCACCAGCACATCATACTCGTGGTTCACAAACTTCAGCATCACATCTTCCAGGTCGTCACCTTCCAGCTGACCGTGGGCAATACCTATGCGGGCTTTAGGAACCAGCTTACGGATCATGCCGCCTAACTGAGGCAGATCGGCCACGCGGTTATGAATAAAGAAGATCTGCCCGCCGCGGTCAATTTCAAACTCAACGGCTTCCTTAATCAGCTTATCATTAAACACATGCAACTCGGTAACTACCGGCTGGCGGTTTGGCGGTGGCGTTGATATGATAGATAGGTCGCGCGCGCCCATTAATGAGAAGTGCAGTGTACGCGGAATAGGCGTGGCCGTTAGCGTAAGCGTATCCACATTGGCGCGCATTTGTTTCAATTTCTCTTTGGTTGATACGCCGAACTTTTGCTCTTCGTCAATGATCATCAAACCAAGGTCTTTAAACTTCACATCCTTACTTACCAAACGATGGGTGCCGATGATGATATCAACTTTGCCTTCTTTCAGTTTTTCTAAAGTATCCTTAATCTGCCTGCTCGATTTAAAACGGTTTACGTAATCAATATTGGCCGGGAATCCTTTCAGCCTGTCGGTAAAAGTTTTGTAGTGCTGGGCCGCTAAAATGGTTGTTGGAACCAGAATGGCCACCTGCTTGCTATCGGCAACGGCTTTGAACGCCGCGCGCACGGCTACTTCGGTTTTGCCGAAACCTACGTCGCCGCAAATGAGGCGGTCCATAGGGTGGGGCGATTCCATGTCTTTTTTGAAATCGGCTGTGGCTTTTTCCTGGTCCGGGGTATCCTCGTACAGGAAGGATGCTTCCAGTTCGGTTTGCAGGTAACTATCGGGCGAGAAGGCATTGCCGTGCTGGGCCTTACGCAGTGCGTAAAGCTTAATCAGATCGCGGGCTATGTCCTTAACTTTTTTTTTTGTGGTTTTTTTGAGGCGTTCCCAGGTATCGGTACCCAGTTTGTTCATTTTAGGAACGGTACCCTCTTTGCCGCTGAATTTAGAGATGCGGTTAAGCGAGTTGATGTTTACGTACAGCAGGTCGTTATCAGCATAAATCAAGCGGATCATTTCCTGTTGCTTGCCGTTTACATCAACCTTTTCCAGGCCTGCGTATTTGCCAATACCATGGTCAATATGAGTTACAAAATCGCCGGGTTTAAGGTCGCGCAGTTCTTTCAGGGTGATGGCCTGCGAGCGCTGGTAGCCTTTGCGGGTTTTGTATTTATAGTAACGGTCAAAAATCTGGTGATCGGTATAGCAGGCCAGTTTTTGTTCCTGATCAATAAAACCTTCGCGTACCGAAATGCTGATCGGTGTAAACTTTACGGTCTTATCCAGATCATCCAGGATAGCATATAAACGCTCAACCTGTTTAGCCGAATCCGTAAGGATAAAATTCTCGATCTTATCGGCTTCATTATTTTTAAAGTTGTGGATCAGCAGCGTAAAATCTTTATTGAACGATGGCTGCGGCCGCATATCAAAATTAATAACCGTAGCATCGTTATAAAAAAACTGCTTGCCAAACTCCACCACCGGAAAATCATGCAGCTGATCGCCAATTAACTTCTCATCAGTAAAGCCGAATTTAGGGTCTATCCAATCCGGGTTTTGCGTTTTTTCATCGGCAGAGAGGGCTTTCCACAGGTTAACGGCTTTTTTGTAGCCTGTTTGGATAATATCCAGTGTAAACTGCACATCTTTTATCCATACCTGGGTGCCAGGCTCAACATATTCTAATAACGAGATATTGTTCTCGGTTAAAAACTTGGATTGTACATTGGGTACAATGGTGATGCTTTTGACCCGCTCGGCCGAAAGCTGGCTCTCAATCTCGAACGTGCGGATCGACTCGATATAATCGCCAAAAAACTCAACCCTGTAGGGCAGCGTATGCGAAAACGAGAATATATCAACAATACCTCCACGGATAGAGAATTGGCCCGGTTCATACACAAAATCAACACGTTCAAAATCGTATTCAATTAAAAACTCGTTGATGAAATCGATGCTCAGTTTATTTTCAACAGCAATTTCGAGGGTGTTTTTTTCGAGCGCGGCGCGGTCAATCACCTTTTCGGCCAAAGCTTCGGGGTAGGTAACTATCAGCTGGCCGTATTCGGTGCTGTGGTTAAGCTCGTTCAGTACCTCAGCGCGGGCAAGTACGTTGCTGCTGTCGGGCTGGGTAAACTCAAATGGCTTGCGGTAGGATGAGGGGAAAAGCAGGGCTTCTTTGCCGGTAAGGTTTTCCAGGTCGGCCTGGAAAAAGCCGGCTTCCTCGCGGTCGGGCAGTACGAACACCATGTGTTTGTGCTGCAAAAAGTACAAAGCTACCGCCATGGCCGAATCGCTCGATCCCACCAAACCACGGAGCTGAACCCTTGGATTTTTTGAGGCGTTGAGCGCGGTGGCCAACGCTTTGATCCGGTCATCAGCTTTGTATCTGTCTAATATATCGCGGATATTCAAATCGGCGCAAAGATAAGCAAAAAACAAAAGCCTGATAAAAAAGCGTTGATGCTAAAAATTAATGCAAACAATATACCCGCTTATTTACTTTTAAATGATAAATTTATGCGTGTAAACAAGCATAAACATATTTATAACACCTAATAAATTATAATCATGAAGAATGCAGTTTTATCTGGGGGCATTATCGGCATACTAAGTATTTTATGGATCTTTTTAATGCCCCGTTTCGGTGTGATGCCGCAAAAAGATGTGGTATCCCCGGCCGAATATTTTTCGTTTGTAATACCGGCTATCGGTTTGTTTTTCGGCATCATGAGTTACCGTAAAAACGAGTGCAACGGCCAGATGGGCTTTTTAGAGGCCCTTTTTCAAAGCTTTAAAATTTTAATTGTGGGCGGTATCATAGCCGTTTTTGGCTCAATCCTTTATATCAGCTATGTTTCATCATCGGGCTCTAATATCAAAGATTTTTCTGAACGGATTTTTGGGGCATTGATAGTTGGTATACTACTGGCCTTCGCGGTATCGTTAATATTTACAAACAGGGCAAACAAAGTTGATTAAGCGTATATTTTCGAGATATTTCGAACTGCTATTCTGGATAGCGGCAATGCTTTCCATGGCCATAACTTCGCCAACCGACGAATCGCATTTTATACTATGCCCGCTTAAACTGATGGGCATAAGCTGGTGCCCGGGCTGCGGCCTGGGCCACAGCATTATTTACCTGCTGCATGGCGATGTAGCGGGTTCATTTAACGCGCACTGGCTGGGCATTCCCGCTACGGCTGTTATACTTAACCGCATTTTTGTGCTTACCCGCTCAAGGTTACAGGAAGGGAAGCAGTTTAGGAGCGCTGTTTAAAGTAAATAATCTTCAGACCGGTTATCTTGCCGCTTTCAATTGTTTCCTTAGCTTTGAACATGCCTAAACTTCATTTGGTTTATAATTTTATTGATGATTATTCCGATCTGGAATTTCCTTTAAGTGTAGGCCTGGTATTCGCTTTATTTGTATTTGCTACAATTTCATACTACCTCAAAAAGCGAAATATAATTACATACCTGTTAGAACTGCTTTGGCAGGATAATGCCTGGAATAATGCCTTGTTCGCTTCTTTTTTTATCGGGGTAATATTTTCTTTGATCTGTAGTATGACTATTCCGGGTTTTTTAAATCTGCGGGAAATCTGCAATACTCATCAACTTAAATTTGTAGAAGGGAGGGTAACTGATTTCGATCCCATGCCTGGAGCAGGGCATCGACCAGAGTTTGTTAAAGTTAAGGATGTTTGGTTTGGTTTTTCTGAAGGTGCAGGAACGGGAGGATATAAGAAGACGGCGGTGCACGGCGGCGTGTTTAAAAAAGGCCTCTATGTTAAAATAGGTTACTATCCTACTTTCCATAATAATCTCATTCTTTGGCTTGAAACCGAATAATAAAGTATTCAGCCCCGGGTTTCAAATGGTCACCGACATGGGCATTTCCGTTATCCAACGGGCGGGATCATCCGCAGCAAGTCCTCGCTTTGCCTCTGCGCAATCCTAACCCGCGCTGCGGGCGCTACTATCTAACGCTGGCCATCGCGCTATAATTTCTCCAAACAAGCTACCTTGTCGGTAAAACTCGCCTCCTTTTTTCACCGCCAAAACCTATTCTTTTACCGACATCTTATCTCCGCTAACCTATCTCCCGTAGGCGTTTTTATGCTGCCGCGATACCTTTACATCATAAAACAATCGCAAACTTTAAAACTTACTAAAATGAACACCTATCAAAACCCATATATGTCATTCGACGGTATCACTCCCGAAGAATACAATTTTCTGCAACAGGCCACTGCCTCGTTAACAGAAAATCAGGCTCGCACCTTTATGTCATTCTATGCCAGCAAAAGGCGTAATCCTCAGGATATCATGTTTGCTACGCTGGCAGGTTTTCTTGGCGTATCAGGTGTACAACGCTTCATGACTGATCAGATTGGTATGGGCATCCTGTACTTCTTTACCGCAGGTTTCTGCTTTATCGGTACCATTGTCGATCTAATCAATTACAAAACCATCGCCAACGATTATAACCGCCAAATGGCCTACGAAAGCTTC
The sequence above is a segment of the Mucilaginibacter celer genome. Coding sequences within it:
- the hpt gene encoding hypoxanthine phosphoribosyltransferase, translating into MKKQIADLGFETLITASQIEDRVKAIGAQISEDFKDTVPVIVGVLNGSFIFIADLIKQVTIPCEINFTKLASYYGGTTSTLKIREDIDLTVDIKGRDVLIIEDIVDTGNTAHYLIEKLKLREPASLRMCSLLLKPAALQKKIEELKYIGFEIENEFVVGYGLDYKEMGRNLADIYKKVN
- a CDS encoding transposase, which produces MDSLIFLVKQKKLEVYGFVIMPNHIHVIWSGSKMNGKEKPFASFTKFTGHRFLSELRKTDEGLLARFKTDLLNRNYLFSQTNALAKKIHDRKMLEQKLDYIHLNPLQPHWNLVSDPNDYYFSSCSFYEQEDKKFDWLTHYMDAI
- the mfd gene encoding transcription-repair coupling factor; this translates as MNIRDILDRYKADDRIKALATALNASKNPRVQLRGLVGSSDSAMAVALYFLQHKHMVFVLPDREEAGFFQADLENLTGKEALLFPSSYRKPFEFTQPDSSNVLARAEVLNELNHSTEYGQLIVTYPEALAEKVIDRAALEKNTLEIAVENKLSIDFINEFLIEYDFERVDFVYEPGQFSIRGGIVDIFSFSHTLPYRVEFFGDYIESIRTFEIESQLSAERVKSITIVPNVQSKFLTENNISLLEYVEPGTQVWIKDVQFTLDIIQTGYKKAVNLWKALSADEKTQNPDWIDPKFGFTDEKLIGDQLHDFPVVEFGKQFFYNDATVINFDMRPQPSFNKDFTLLIHNFKNNEADKIENFILTDSAKQVERLYAILDDLDKTVKFTPISISVREGFIDQEQKLACYTDHQIFDRYYKYKTRKGYQRSQAITLKELRDLKPGDFVTHIDHGIGKYAGLEKVDVNGKQQEMIRLIYADNDLLYVNINSLNRISKFSGKEGTVPKMNKLGTDTWERLKKTTKKKVKDIARDLIKLYALRKAQHGNAFSPDSYLQTELEASFLYEDTPDQEKATADFKKDMESPHPMDRLICGDVGFGKTEVAVRAAFKAVADSKQVAILVPTTILAAQHYKTFTDRLKGFPANIDYVNRFKSSRQIKDTLEKLKEGKVDIIIGTHRLVSKDVKFKDLGLMIIDEEQKFGVSTKEKLKQMRANVDTLTLTATPIPRTLHFSLMGARDLSIISTPPPNRQPVVTELHVFNDKLIKEAVEFEIDRGGQIFFIHNRVADLPQLGGMIRKLVPKARIGIAHGQLEGDDLEDVMLKFVNHEYDVLVATTIIEAGLDIPNANTIIINYAHMFGLSDLHQMRGRVGRSNKKAYCYLLSPPLSTLTSEARKRLSAIEEFSDLGSGFNVAMRDLDIRGSGNLLGAEQSGFIAEIGFEMYHKILDEAIQELKDDEFKDVFPEDKPRPYISFTQIDTDLEILIPDEYVTNISERYNLYTELSKLENEVELKAFQQKLHDRFGPVPPQVNSLLNTMRLQWLGKAIGFEKISLKKNVLRGYFITNQQSSYFETEAFRNVLNFVKENPRRTNLKEVKNTLRLGIEGVDSVDEAVRLLSEVAGIG
- a CDS encoding DUF4199 domain-containing protein translates to MKNAVLSGGIIGILSILWIFLMPRFGVMPQKDVVSPAEYFSFVIPAIGLFFGIMSYRKNECNGQMGFLEALFQSFKILIVGGIIAVFGSILYISYVSSSGSNIKDFSERIFGALIVGILLAFAVSLIFTNRANKVD
- a CDS encoding DUF2752 domain-containing protein, producing the protein MIKRIFSRYFELLFWIAAMLSMAITSPTDESHFILCPLKLMGISWCPGCGLGHSIIYLLHGDVAGSFNAHWLGIPATAVILNRIFVLTRSRLQEGKQFRSAV
- a CDS encoding TM2 domain-containing protein, translated to MNTYQNPYMSFDGITPEEYNFLQQATASLTENQARTFMSFYASKRRNPQDIMFATLAGFLGVSGVQRFMTDQIGMGILYFFTAGFCFIGTIVDLINYKTIANDYNRQMAYESFNIAKMSN